The DNA region ACTCTCACCTCAGCGTCGTTGGCGTCAGTTCGCTCCTCGGTACTGGTATCGATGAATTCTTTGAGGCCGTTGCGGAAAAGGCAGAGGAGTTCAAGAAGGACTACCAGCCAGAACTGGACCGGAGGCGCGACGAGCGGGAGAAgaacaaggagaagcagcGCGAAAAGCAGCTTGCCAAGATGATGACTGACATGAACATGGGCGACTCATCCATGTCCAAGGCTGTGGCCGATCTCAAGGCtggcgacgaggacgagaaggacGCCCCGACTCTGAGCTCtgacgaagacgatgacgataTCGAcgttgacgaggatgaccGAGAAGGGCTGCAAGCTAGATACTCGGCCGCCATGCAGTCGGACTCTGTTGAGACGGATGCTAGCTTTGCAAAGTATATTTACTCTCAGCGCTAGGCGCACATGTGTAAAAGAGACTGGGCAGTGGGAGGAATAAAGGGTATATTTAGCATTTGACTCGGCGTTTAGACATGATACCAGGGCGTTTTTGGTAGCGGAAAAAGACGAAATTAAGTTTTCATGACCAGACTATATTCTGTTCCTGTCCAATGTATCCCCAACGCCATGATGTGCAAAATGCTGTTCCTGCCACCGAGCCTTAGCCATCCCCTCGTAAGGTATTATCTACGGCAGCTCCACCTTTATGTTCCTCAATCCCATTTTAGTTTTCGTTCGCCTGAGTGTACGAATCGATCACCGAGCCTCGAACTGAACCATTCTATACACGAGATTTGTCAGCGTCTTGAGCGATggacgggggagaggggaggggatgaacAAACCTTCTGGTGCGCTCCTTGTAGAGGACACGGGCACCGCACTTTTGGCAGCGGATGGGAGCGCCCTTTTCGAGGGGAACACGGACGGCGCAGTCGCCGCAGCGGTAGATCATTGTGCCCGAGCTGGCGGCGACGTCGTCGCGCTGGGAGAAGGCGCCCGAGGGGGCTTCGTAGTCTTGGCCGGACATTTCTTTTTCCTGGTTGACGACGGTGAGTGATCGGGTGTAAGTGATTGCTTGGGAAGTGCGATGGGTTGTTTGTGGATGAGATGGTTGACGATAGCGAATGGATGGACGGAGTGGAGGGGCGCTATCAAAGACAGGTTCATGCGCGCGCTGACTGATGGGAGAGCAGCGGCAAGGCAGAAAAAAaggcggaggggggcggCAAAACCTTTGGCGGTGGGAGTGAAACAGCAGGGATCACGTGGTAGTTTGAGGTGATTGACAGGGGTTTTCGGCAGGCAAGGAGACCCCGGGAGGCGACGCTATCGGGAATTGAGACCCGGGGAAGGCTGCTGTCAGGTGAACCTTGACAGCAGCTGCTTCCCTTGAACAACAAACGAGTAAATACtgtatatttttttttcgtaTAAACTCTTCATACCCCAGACCTTTCACGGCTGGCATACCTCAAACATAACCATCCTTactctccctcaccaacgaAACAACCCATGTCCTCCAACGacaaccccccatcaccacccgcccaaccgctcccctccccctcaaccttcGACACCACtacccccccctctcaaGAAACCGACTGCCCCTTCTGTcacatctccctcacctaccccccctaccccccatcctcccccccaccccctgattccctctccccaaccctaacccatccccacccatcaacccacctgatcctctccaccccccttttgATCGCCTTCCTCGACATAATGCCCCTCTCTGTaggccacctcctcctctgcccccGCGCCCACCGCCCAAAATTAACAGACGTCACCCCCGCCGAATCCGCCGAGCTGGGGAAGTACCTCCGGATCCTCTCGACAGCAGTCTCCAGAGCGACAGGCATCAAAGACTGGAACGTGGTGCAAAACAACGGAGCGGCAGCGGCGCAGGTGGTGCCCCATTGTCATTTTCACATTATCCCCAGGCCAGAACTGAGGGATAAGAGGAATGAGAGGTTTACTAGTACCATGTTTGGGCGTGGGCAGAGGGATgagttggatgaggaggagggggagaagctgGCGGGGGAGATtagggagatggtgagggtggtggtgagggatgatgaggagagggaggggaggggcaaGTTGTAGGGGGGGGGATATGAGCATGGATatgggtgttgatggtgggctTGGATCAGCATGATGAAGCTATCATGTGTTGGGCGCGGAAcgaggaggcgaggagtgCGTTGAGATACCCCCTTTTTGTATTTGGCGTTGAAAGTTTCATGAGAAAAGGCCCCGGGGCGATCTAGTGGAGGATGGAAACATGGCGGCGCGAAAATAGCAGGACAATTTCCCAAATGCTAAACACTCCGCTGAAGATAGAGTTCTCGATTGAAaatcccccacccccctaaGCTACATAGCTGCCAACAAACAAGCGCAACTCGTGCGTCTCAAATCtactcatcatccccaaagaAAACCTTGATCGGCAACCAATCATCCCCACACACCTTGAACCGGTCAGGAATAGCATCAatcttcttgacctcctcctcagtcaACTCCCAATCATCCAGCTCAAAGTTGGCCTTGATCCTCGACTCAGTGACGCTCTTGGGCAGGACACTCCACCCCTTTTGAACCCCCCACGCGAGCAGCACCTGCTGCGGCGTTTTGCCTTTAGCTTCAGCAATAGCCTTGATCGTGTCGTTGGTGTACAACGGCGAGTCACTGCTTCCGAGAGGGGAGTACCCCGACGAGTGAATCCCCTTGGCCGTGTTGTAGGCGATCAGCTTAGGGGAGGGGTTGCCAGGGTGAAGTTCGATTTGGTTGACGGCCGGGACAATCTTTTCTCTCCATCAGTGACCGCTATCTCTCGAGATGGAATCAAAAAAATTGAACGTACCTTGCAAGAAGGATCATCAAGAAGCCTCTCCAGGTTCTTAATCCCAAAATTACTAACCCCGATAGCCTTCACCTTCCCCGTCTCCACCAGCTTTTGCATCTCCCTCCAGGTATCAACAAAATCCCAATCCTGATACACCTCCCCCTTGCCCTcattctcctcctgcctctccgGATCAATACTCGCCGGCCAGTGCACCAAGAACAAATCGACATACTCCACCCCCAAGTTCTCCAGgctcttctccaacccctccctcaccctcttgTGCCAGGGGTTGTCCAGCTTGGTCGTCAGCCAGATCTCTTCCCGAGGGACGCCAGACGCCTTGATCCCCTGCCCGACTTCCTTCTCGTTGCGATACCCAAAGGCCGTGTCGATGTGGCGATATCCATTCCGAAGAGCCGCCTCAACCGCCTTTCCGACCTCGCCGGGGGAGGACTGCCAGGTTCCGAGGCCGATGGCTGGGATGGAGAGACCTGGGACGTTGAGGGGGTACCGTTTGCTAAAAGTGAACGTTAGTTAAGGCGGCGAAAGGGAAGAGAGCGGGAAACATACGTTGTCTTCTTAGTCGAAGCCATTGTTGCTAGCGAACGCGAGATGGCCGGGTATGAGTAAATGGAAGATGAAAATCGAAAAGGGCGGAGACTTGTCCTGGCTATTTGTCTGGGAATTGGTCTCAGAATAGAGAGCATGGTACAGCGTAAGGTATTTCAGAGACAAAAACAGCCCTCTTATAGGTAGAACGAAAGGCTTCGGCTACCTTCTACTTCTCCTAATAATTTcccacccactccctcaccttATGACGTTATCATATCCCCGCGCGCGGGATTCAATGAGGGGTTCGTCTGACCGCGCTACTGTACCtcaggaggagcttgagctcTGATGGTGACAATCTGGTGGGGTACAAGACCTGCAGGCCGAGCTGTCTGGGAGGGGCTTCATTGGTTTTTTGTGTGGCCAAAAGGGGGCTTGACGGGCCGACACTGCGGGTGTTGTACAATACGAAAAGAAAGGGTGGAGATTCAAATACGTCGACATAGTCTCTAGGAAAGACAAGATGGACGATCCTCTATTGTGGCTGAAGCGTCTCTTGAAGAGAATATACCCCTGACCAAGTGTCATTATGCATGCAGGTACCCGAAACCCAAGCAAGGGGTCAAAGTCCGAGATCAACAAGAGCCGCACTATATCAATCGGCCCATGATATAAATGAACCCCAAAAACTTTGTCATGCTTCGCTATAATAAAACAACTCAAAGATTAAAGCCCGTCTTTCTTTTAAcaccccccatccaacaccaacaaaaaaacGCTGCTATATTGACCCTCAGTACATCTGCGCTTTGACAACAGTAAAAAGATTCGAGTAATGAACCATAAAGTTCTTGATGGACTCGGCAGGCTTGGGCGAAGCTGTGCGATCACCGATGCGGTGGATTCCCTAACCCTCTGTGCCACTGCTTCTGAAAGTAGCACAAAGCGCCGCGTAGTGGTGCGTGAGGTCCAGGACGTTCTGCGGCAGGTTGGTGGCCTGAATGATGCTCCGAATCTTGACGgcgccctcatcctcaatGAGAATGCGAATTGTGTGTAGCAGCTCGGGCGAGAACTCGCTGTACCACCTATACTGCCAAGTTACCAGCCGGATGACTGCCGCAACTGCATCTCGTGTGAGCTTGGTCTTCATAAACACCTTCAAGATACCCGCAAGGGCCTTGGGGCTAAACCGCTGTCCGAGACAGGCACGGTACGCCTCCACAGCCTCGTCCGTGTGCTGGAGGCGCTCGGCAAGGCTGCCAAGAATCTCCCACTCCTCAGGAGACTTCTTGTACTGCATGCTTTGAGCGCGGTACTGAGCCATCTGGGTACGCCATATTGTGTAGACGCGGAGGTCCTCGTAGAGTACCATGAAAAGGCTGTCAAGCCAACGCTCACACAGCCGCTTGTTATTAAGCCGGGAGGAGTGGTCCTCGGAACCCTGTCCAATGTTAGCAACTGGCCCTACGTGGTCAGACACTGCTGCACTCACCTTCTCTTctgccttcttcaccacatCGGGGTCCATGGCACTAGAAGGTCTCTCGATATCTTCGGGCTTTCCCTTGGCCGCTGGTGGCGCCAGATTTTCACCGTCAGCTTCCTGGCCAGCTTCTTCGCTCTTTTCAGCCACCTCAGTCTCCCCCACCGCGGTTTCTCCGTTAACGCCTGGGTCAGGGCTTCCGCGAAGAACATCGGTGCTAGGATTTCGGTTCGCGGGGTAATGCGAGGATTCCTGCTTCTCACGGTACTCGTCTTCCATGACGAAGACGTTGCTCCGGATCTTGAGCAGCTGGTCCCAGCCAATCTTGGCTGTCATTTCGGTCAAGATGGCGTAGGCCTGCTTGAAGGTGCCACGATACGTGGCCGCGCGGAGGCCCAAGAGACTCGGGTCAATCTGCTCCGAGTAACGAAAATCGGGCTCACTGTCGATCTCGTCTAGCCTCGTCTCGGGGAGGGTTGGCAAGTGATACTCCTTCGGCTCCGGCATGACCGGCGCATCCTTATCCTGGTAGGTAAACATCGGGCACGAGTTGAGTGTCGTCAGCGCATTTTCCCAATCTTCCATGGCCACATAGACCTGGGCGAGTCTAGCCCATGTTCCAAACTCGCTTGGTGCTGCGATGGTGCTTCGATCGGCGCAGCCAAGAGCCAGCCGTAGTCTCTCTTCCCTCTGTTCGGGAGTGGTGGCAgtctcggccttcttcaacaggAATTCGGCTTGTGTGTCCAGCATGACATAATCCATGGGCATTTCCTTGATGGCTTCGTGCAGGACGCGGATGCCTTGTACCTCCTCGTTGCCCATGAACATGACCTTGGCCAGCAAAGATGCAACCTCAACGTTCTGCGTGCGCAATTTCTCGAACAAGTTGATACCTGAGGCGTAGCGACCGGTAGTGTGAAAGTATTTTATGAGACCAGTCGTGAGATGGTTCGAAACAACGTTGGGCACCTGTACAACCGAGTCGGACCCGAGCGACCATCCTGCCCGTCCATTAGCAATCGCTCGTCGTTGACGTATTCTGGTATGACAACGTACCCCTGAAAAATAGCTGCTCGGCTGCGCTGAGGAAGCGATGTTCGGTCTCCGTGTTAGTGACGGGGTTGAACCGTCTCACGCACATGATCTTCCTTATAGCATCACCTGTTCCATCGTCGGCATAAGAATAGGCTCGCAACACACTGCACAGATATGTCTCTAGCCAGAGCTCGTCGGTTGCCTTGCGCTTTTCGCCGCGCTCGTCAATACAGTAAGCTTCTACTGAACCAGGAAAGGGGGCATGCACGCGCATATCGACTCGGGAGAAGGCATTGTAGCAGCTGGAAAGAAGGAGTTGTCAGCTAACGTGCTGAATACACAACCGTGGGTATAGGCGTACCAGTAGGTGCCCTCGAGCGTCTTTGTGGTTGCCGAGGGGCCAAACTCTTTGTATGCAAGAGTGTTGATGTAGGCAGCCAGACTGGCTGACGACGAGGCATCTACACCGGTGACATGGTGGTACACCCCAACTTGCTTGGTTTGTTGTCTCAATGGTTGTTTgacgaggtggacgaggtCAGGGGGGCCCAGTTCACGAAGGGAGCTCAGAGACTCGGTGCGAGCCTCAATTGCTTCGTGCAGGACCTCTTCCGTGACCCTGAGAGCAGTGTTAGTGGTTATTGAAGAGTGCCTGGCAATAGCTGAGGTGGAGGCAGACGAACTCGGGAACCGCTGGCGCTACCATGATGGATGCGCCGTTGCGACGGGAATGAGATGCCCCTCAGGGAGCTCGAGAAGACGAAGCTGGTCTTAAGAAGAGACGGGAGCTTGGACCTTGCGGTTGGATTGGAACCTGGGTGGGTAGTGGCGATTGAGAGCTGAAGCGGTGCTATTTGGATATAAACATGTATGCGCGCTGCAATCCCCAAGTCCAGAAACGTCTGATGCCCCAACTGCACAAGACTGGACGAATGCGAGGGGGTGATGTCGGGTTGCTCTGGTCTGGCCTGCCCCGTGGTGTTGCTGCACAGTGGCCCAAATGCCAAATGTCTCCTGCAGCCGACAGCTTCAGTGGGGCCCAGTGGGATTGGTGTTCCTTGTAAGGCCGCGCACGGTCCCGGGCCGGGCAGGCATATCGTC from Podospora pseudopauciseta strain CBS 411.78 chromosome 6, whole genome shotgun sequence includes:
- the RPC10 gene encoding DNA-directed RNA polymerase core subunit rpc10 (COG:K; EggNog:ENOG503P6TW) codes for the protein MSGQDYEAPSGAFSQRDDVAASSGTMIYRCGDCAVRVPLEKGAPIRCQKCGARVLYKERTRRMVQFEAR
- a CDS encoding hypothetical protein (COG:T; EggNog:ENOG503P3VZ), giving the protein MSSNDNPPSPPAQPLPSPSTFDTTTPPSQETDCPFCHISLTYPPYPPSSPPPPDSLSPTLTHPHPSTHLILSTPLLIAFLDIMPLSVGHLLLCPRAHRPKLTDVTPAESAELGKYLRILSTAVSRATGIKDWNVVQNNGAAAAQVVPHCHFHIIPRPELRDKRNERFTSTMFGRGQRDELDEEEGEKLAGEIREMVRVVVRDDEEREGRGKL
- a CDS encoding hypothetical protein (EggNog:ENOG503NU9F; COG:S): MLSILRPIPRQIARTSLRPFRFSSSIYSYPAISRSLATMASTKKTTKRYPLNVPGLSIPAIGLGTWQSSPGEVGKAVEAALRNGYRHIDTAFGYRNEKEVGQGIKASGVPREEIWLTTKLDNPWHKRVREGLEKSLENLGVEYVDLFLVHWPASIDPERQEENEGKGEVYQDWDFVDTWREMQKLVETGKVKAIGVSNFGIKNLERLLDDPSCKIVPAVNQIELHPGNPSPKLIAYNTAKGIHSSGYSPLGSSDSPLYTNDTIKAIAEAKGKTPQQVLLAWGVQKGWSVLPKSVTESRIKANFELDDWELTEEEVKKIDAIPDRFKVCGDDWLPIKVFFGDDE
- the BUD7 gene encoding bud site selection protein (COG:S; BUSCO:EOG0926142Y; EggNog:ENOG503NWR4), producing MVAPAVPEVTEEVLHEAIEARTESLSSLRELGPPDLVHLVKQPLRQQTKQVGVYHHVTGVDASSSASLAAYINTLAYKEFGPSATTKTLEGTYCCYNAFSRVDMRVHAPFPGSVEAYCIDERGEKRKATDELWLETYLCSVLRAYSYADDGTGDAIRKIMCVRRFNPVTNTETEHRFLSAAEQLFFRGWSLGSDSVVQVPNVVSNHLTTGLIKYFHTTGRYASGINLFEKLRTQNVEVASLLAKVMFMGNEEVQGIRVLHEAIKEMPMDYVMLDTQAEFLLKKAETATTPEQREERLRLALGCADRSTIAAPSEFGTWARLAQVYVAMEDWENALTTLNSCPMFTYQDKDAPVMPEPKEYHLPTLPETRLDEIDSEPDFRYSEQIDPSLLGLRAATYRGTFKQAYAILTEMTAKIGWDQLLKIRSNVFVMEDEYREKQESSHYPANRNPSTDVLRGSPDPGVNGETAVGETEVAEKSEEAGQEADGENLAPPAAKGKPEDIERPSSAMDPDVVKKAEEKGSEDHSSRLNNKRLCERWLDSLFMVLYEDLRVYTIWRTQMAQYRAQSMQYKKSPEEWEILGSLAERLQHTDEAVEAYRACLGQRFSPKALAGILKVFMKTKLTRDAVAAVIRLVTWQYRWYSEFSPELLHTIRILIEDEGAVKIRSIIQATNLPQNVLDLTHHYAALCATFRSSGTEG